Part of the Calditrichota bacterium genome is shown below.
TCGCTTTTGTCTGAGGCGGTTTTAACCACTGAAACGTGTCGTTAGCTCCCTACTCCCCCACCCGCTTCCCAATCCAATCCCCAATAATTTTCAGCACTTCCGGCGAAAACGTAGTTTCAATTTTTCCGTATTCTTGCACCAGCCCCGTCTGTGCCGGCTGGAATAAATGGTTCAATCCTGGTAATTTTTTAATTGTTACATCGGTATTCCCAGCTTTCTGAAGTGCCTTTTCAATTTCCGGCAAATTGGCATCAGGCGGGACCTGCAAATCTTTTTCGCCATTGAGCGCCAGCACGGGACAGGTGACTTTCCGCAGCGCTTGTTTGGGATCGTAAGTCAGAAAAAATCTGAACCAACGGCTCAAAAGTGGCTTTAATTGCATGTCCAATTTTTTTTCCGACAAACCAATCAGCGCTTTTTCCTGATCCGTGAATTCCGCCAGACTTTTTTGCATGAATTCTTTCATCTTCGCCAGCGCCAGCGAATCGTCGGGATTGGCTTTTATGATGGAGAACAACTTTTTCTGACGAACGCGATTTTTCTCAATCAGTTCGTCAGAAATCCCGGCAGCTTTCAGCATCGCAGCAGCCTGAATAACCAGAATTTCCTCGCCGCTAACGCCCGTTCCGGCCAGCAGCACGATGAAGGCGACATCTTTTGATTTTGCGGCAACCATGGGCGCGATGATGCCCCCTTCGCTGTGGCCGATGAGCCCAATTTTTTGGGTGTCAATTTCCTTTCTCGATTTCAAAAAATCAATCGCCGCCAGCACGTCTCCGGCTAAATCTTCGCTGGTAGATTGGGACAATTTTCCGCCGGAACCACCCACACCGCGGTCATCATAACGCAACACAGCAATGCCCCGGCGCGTCAGATAATCGGCAATGACCAGAAAAGGCTTGTGGTTAAAAATCGTCTCGTTTCTGTCCTGCGCGCCGGAACCGGTAATTAAAACGACGGCCGGAAAAGGGCCGTTGGTTTTGGGCTCAGTAAGGGTGCCAGCTAATTTTATTCCCGCGCTTTTGTTTTCAAAATTTACTTCAATTTCGTTGTAAGGATAAGGTTTCTTCGGCTCCTGAGGCCTGGCGACTTCAGGAATTTTTTCCACTCTTTTGAGAGCTAACGGGAATTCCATGCCTGACTGGTGCCATTTTCCGCTGATCGTGGAATCAGAAGTAAATTTTCCCGAATAAAATCCGGCGGCTACAGCGACTTCAAAACGAACCGAGTCTCCGGCCATTTCCACTTTGCTCACGCCAATCCCCTTGGCGCCCTGATCCGGGCTATCCATTGTGGCGGTGATTTTATTGTCAGCGGATTTGTTTACGTGAAAAACGATAGAGAGTTCGCCGCCCGGAACTGCGAGTTTGCCGTACCAGATTGTCTCCTCTGTTTGGGCGTTCAAGGGAGCGATGAGAAAAATTATCAGAAACAAAGAAATGCACAAAACTAATTGAGTTTTCTTCATCTTTATCCTCATTTTTAATGATCGCAATGGTCGCTTTTATTGTTATTGAATCAGTTTACTTTTTTATTTGCAGTCTGTTACATCCCCCTAATTCCCTACGCCCAGGCGCATCTTCGACCTTCAAAGGGAAATTTTTATATTTTCTCTCCGAGTCCTCTGTACCTCTGGGGCTAAAAAATGAGTTCACCTCCGCAATCTCGGGTCCAGTGCATCGCGCAGACCTTCGCCGACGAGATTGTAGCAAAGTACTGTAATGAAAATTGCCAGTCCCGGGAAAACTGTCATCCACCAGGCAAACTGCATCACAGAACGTCCTTGAGCAAGAATATTTCCCCAACTGGGAGTCGGCGGTTGGACTCCGAGGCCCAAAAATGAAAGCCCGGATTCGATCAAAATCGCCGACGCCACGCCAAGAGTGACCGCCACAAATACCGGCGCCATGACATTGGGAATAATATGTCTCCAGATAATTCGCCAGCGGCCTATTCCCAATGCTATTGCTGCCTGAATGTAATCTCTCTCACGAACAGAAAGTACCTCTGCCCGGACCATTCGCGCCAGCCCGGGCCAACTCGTAAGCGCGATGACGATCATCACGTTGTAAATGTTGGGCTCCAGCATGGCAATGACCATGAGCAGCAGAAAAAAAGAAGGAATTGAAAGAATCAAATCCACCAGCCGCATGAGCAGGCTATCTATTTTACCGCCGAAAAATCCGGCCAGCGCACCGATCAAAACGCCGATGATGCCCGCCAATCCGGAAGAAATGAATCCCACACTCATGGAAATGCGAGCGCCGTAAAGTACGCGGACGAAAACATCGCGTCCGTTCATGTCCGTACCAAAAAAGTGCCCCAACGATGGCCGTTGGTAAATTTCGTCGAGATGAATTTCATCTGGGTCGAAACGAGTCAGCAGAGGTCCGACAATCGCCGCCAGAAAAAGAAATGCCAGCACGATCGCCGCGGTGATAGCAAGTCGATTTCGGGCATATTGTCGAAAAAAAATTCGTAACAGAGAAGAAGATTTTTCGTCACTATTCATATTTAATCCTCGGATCGACGACGGCATACAGCAAATCAGCAACCAAATTGCCAAATAGCAACAGAAAAACTGAAAATACGGAAGCGCCCATGATCACCGGATAGTCCCGCGCAAGCACCGCCTGGTAGGCTAACCGTCCCATGCCGGGCCAGGCAAAAATAGTTTCCACGATGACGCTGCCGCTAATCAGCCCGGGCAGACTTAATCCCAGAATTGTCACAATGGGCAGCAACGCATTCCGCAGCGCGTGTTTGAAAATGACCTTCCGCTCGCTCAATCCTTTGGCGCGGGCAGTGGTGATGTAATCCTGGCGAATAATTTCCAGCACGCTCGAGCGGGTGTATCGGGAAAGCCATGCCAATCCCGAAAGCGACAGCACAATGACCGGCAATAACGCGTGGCGAAAAATATCCATTGTTTTTGCCCAAAAAGATAAATTTTGAAATTGAAAATACAAAGAGTGCATTCCGGAAATTGGCAGCCAGGCTAATTTCACGGAAAAAACGAGGATGAGCAACAGCGCCAGCCAGAAACTGGGAATTGCCATGCCAATGAAGACGAAAATTGTGGAAATTTTGTCAAACGGCGAGTACTGTTTCACGGCAGAGAGAATGCCAATGGGGACGGCAATTAAATAAATCAAAAGAAGCGACGCCAGATTCAGCAAAATGGTATTGGGCAGCGTTTCACGGATTTTTTCCAGCACCGGTTGGTGGTCTTTGAAAGAATTGCCAAAATCAAAAACAATCATTTTTTTGAACCAAAGCCAGTATTGCACGTGCAGCGGCTTATCCAATCCGTAAATTTTTTCCAGCCGCGCTCGCGCCATCGCCATGCCCGGCTTGATTTGCGCTTCCAGATCAGACGGTTTTCCGGGCGCCAGATGGATGATGAGAAAAGTGATGATCGTAATTCCAAAGTAAAGCGGAATCAGCACTAAAAAACGCCGAATGATAAAATTTCGCATCAACCCTCCCCTTTTGGCAAGGAAATGAAATCAACGAAGGAACAGCAGCTTGCGATACAAAGACGTCTTCCCCACTGTGAGCCGTAAATAGTAAACTCCGCTGCTCACCGGTTGGAATGAATCGTTTTTTCCGTCCCAGGTAATCTGATGACTGCCGGGCGTCGAACTCGCATTGCTAACCAAAGTACGAATCGGTTGACCCAACGTATTGAAAACAATCAAGCTCATTGACTCGCCCTCGCGCTTTGGAATCTCAAAATTAATGACGGTTGAACTGTTAAAAGGATTGGGATAATTTTGCCTGAGCACAAGAGTCGTCGGAGCGGAAATTGATATTTTTATTTCTTCAGAAAATTGCACAGCGCCGTCCAAATCCTGCTGTTTCAACCGGTAAAACAAAACTCCCTGCGGAGGATGCTTATCAATATAAGAATATTGATTTGCCGTTGTCGGACTTCCAGCCGCCGGCACAAATGAGATTTCTTTCCAATGTGCTTGTGAGTCATCTTTTCTTTGCAAATAAAATCCGTAATTATCGCTTTCGGAAAGAGTTACCCAATTCACAAGAACATTTCCATTCAGTATTTTTGCCGAGAAATCAGCCAACTCGACGGGAATCGCCCCTTGCACGGAGACGGAGCCATTGTCGGCAAAAATATCCGCATTGGCGCCACCCAATTGCACGGCGTCAAAGGCAATATTTGTTTGTGCACCATTTCTGCCGACAACTTGAAAATTCAAATAAAACAGCACACCTTCGCCATGCAGCGCAGGCGAACCTCCGCCGACAATCGCCAGGCTGTTTCCCAGGTCGTAAACTGACGGGTCCCAATTTTCTGTGATTGTGCCGACTTTTTGCAGCGAAATATAGTCAACCACTGCCTCGTCAAAAGAAAGATTTACCCGGAAAGAAGTCACATTGAGCGGAGTGAGATCGGACACGATCACTGGCATTTTGAGTGAAATTTGCGGCGAAACAATCGTGTCCGGAATGGCAAAGGTCACTTCCATCGGAGCCGGCCCAATGATGGAAACGCGTCCGTTTCCCGGCAGCGCGACGGGAACACCCTCGTTAAATTGCGCCTCGGAAAAGATTAAATCTGAAAAAGCGCCATTGTCGCCGATGACATTGAATTGTAGCCACGCAAGTACGCCGCTACCGCTCAAAGGATCAGCGCTGGCAATATCGATTACTGCTCTCACACCGCTGAAATTTGTCACGAGATCACTGCCCTGGGCAATTGTATTGTCAAGGCTCACAGATGTCGCTTGCAGGGCAAATTTGCTGTATTGAACGATCAGATGGCAATTTCGCACAAAAAGCGACGAAAGATCAGCCACAGTAATTGGCAGAGAAACTAATGTACCCGAAACGACAGTAGTATCCGGCAGCGTCAAGGCGAGTTCCGGCGCCGGCAGAATAGAAACTGAGCCATTATTGGCGGCAACAAACGGATAGCCGTTATTCAACACCGCCGAATCGATAGAGACTACCGCAATTGACCCTACAGCTCCGACAGGCAAAAAATTTAGCCAGAACAATGTCCCGCCGGCAAAATCCAGCGGAGTATTTCCGGCAAAGCGGACAAAAATTGTATCTCCGGACAGATTCGCATCTGTGCTGTCCCAAGAGCTCGTTAGCGAGTTGGCAACGGAAACGCTGTCAAAATGCAAATTTAGCGAGTCAAACAAAATCGCCATTTGCACGCGGTTGACTTCCTCGTTATCTAATTGCGAAATACGAACGGGAACGCTGATCGGTATTTGCAACGGGGCGCTTGTGTCGGCGATTGAAAGCGTCGCTGTAACCGGCAAGATGAAAGTTTGTGAAAGCGATTGAATTGCCAGCGGATATTTGTAATTTTCAACAATTTGCAGCCCTGTTTCCCGGGTTTGATTGGCTGGCAAAAAATAGGTCTGAAAAGGCAGACTGAATTGCCCTTCGATTTTGCTGCCTGTGAAAAGGATACCGGTATCAGCGTAAGACTTGTTGTCCACGCCTGTATCCGATGTGCCATCATCCGTGCCGCCGGAAGAACTATCACGATAGTAAAGCCGATAACTTGCATTCGCCAATTCAGTAAATTCGCTTATCAACACAAAAGTCCCGGGGTCTCCGGAACACATGTACCAATTTGTTTCAGGAAAGGGATAAATCGTCTTATCAACTGCATCCGGCGAACCATCCACCGGGACGTCGATATTATTGGGATTATTAAATATCATGCCAATCGCATTCAGATTCAAATCGAACGATTGACGGATTAAACTGATATTATATTCAGAAGTCAATGTTTTATTCGAGCCAAGTCCGACAATGTGGAATGGATAATACATAAATCGGAACGTCCCGACTGTGATCTTTAAGCCGAAAGTGGATATTTTGTATTTGATTTCCCGAATCATGCGGACAGGGCCTACTTTTTTCTTATACGTTTCCACTTTCAAATCCTGTTCGCTTTTATTAAGGCTGATACCAGCTACTTTTCCTTTGACACGCGCCTTCATCCTGTCGAGAATATCGATATTTTGCCCGCCATTTTCGGGAGAAATACGCCATCGATCAATTATGCCGTATTTGCTGTGGCCTATGTAATAACCGCTTGCACTGAGAGAATCTGAATATCCGTCATTTCCCCGAATAAAATGAAGGTAAAGAGGAAGATTGGGATCATGCTGCAGCGTTTGTGAGCGATAGACATAAACGTAACGCTGACTATTCGGTTGTAACGGATCTGAAATAGTCAATTCGACGCGCTGAAATAATTTGGAATTCTCATCTGAAATCCATTGAAAATCGCGCGCTTTGTCTCCTGCGTCTCGCGCCAGAAAAATAATTTCATCATTACCGTCAAGCGTGCTGTTAGGCGTGATAAAATAATCCCAACTGCCGTCTCGTTCATCGATTTGCATGGTAATTTGCCGCCACTGATCTTGCGTTTCATCGTAGCTGTACACAAACAATTCTGATATGGGGTTAGAAAGAAATAGAGATAAATCATTGCCCTGAATAATCACAGTCTCGTAGTCCCGCAAGTTTCCCCAACTGGCAAAAAGAAATGCTGGAAAAACAAAAAAACAAAATATAATGCTCAATATGGTCTTCATAGTTTTGGCTTTTTTTTAATGGAAAATTTTCGATTTAGATAATGAACTCAGTACAAATTCGATAGCACAAAGAGAAAATACATATTTTTCAGATAAATTGCAAGGAAGAAGTTAGATTGCCAAATCAGCAAAAAAAAATCCCGAATCTGTTAGCAATGTTAATTTGATTCGGGATTGCGGTTTCAATTTTTGCTAAAAATAAGAGAAAAGAGCCCCAGCAATTTTATTTTACAAAAATTACTTTAGTTGCCCTCCATTGGTGATTCTCAGCTTCAGGTTGGTAATTAATCCGGACAATATAAGTGCCGCTGCTCACAATATTTCCATTTTCATCTTTGCCGTCCCAGTCAAAATATCGTTTCCCGCTTTGCAAATCTCCGCTGAAAATAGAGCGCACAAAGCGACCGAGAACGTCAACCACGGAAACGTCGACTCGAGCGGCCCGGGGCAAAGTGAAATGGAAACGCGTCCTGGAATTAAACGGATTGGGAAAAACATTTGTGATTGCAAAAGTTTTCGGAACAGCAAAATGTACTTCTATTTCTTGCGAAAGATGAAAAGCTCCGTCAAGGTCGATTTGTTTTAAGCGGTAAAAATAATCTGCGCCGGTCGCGGTCTTATCAAAAAATTGATAAAACTGCGGCTCGCTGGTCGTATTTTTACCTTGAACAAATCCGATACTCTCCCATTCTGCCTGTCCAAAAGCCTTTCGCTGCACTGCAAAGCCGTAATTATCCGATTCAGAAGCCGTCGCCCATGTTAACAGCACTCCGTTTTCCTGAACGCTGGCTTCGAAAGTCGCTAACTCCACCGGCACGAGTTGACTGCTCTTGTGAATGCTAAGCGGATTGTGGAAATTGTTCACAAATTCGGAACCGATCGTTTTC
Proteins encoded:
- a CDS encoding alpha/beta fold hydrolase, yielding MKKTQLVLCISLFLIIFLIAPLNAQTEETIWYGKLAVPGGELSIVFHVNKSADNKITATMDSPDQGAKGIGVSKVEMAGDSVRFEVAVAAGFYSGKFTSDSTISGKWHQSGMEFPLALKRVEKIPEVARPQEPKKPYPYNEIEVNFENKSAGIKLAGTLTEPKTNGPFPAVVLITGSGAQDRNETIFNHKPFLVIADYLTRRGIAVLRYDDRGVGGSGGKLSQSTSEDLAGDVLAAIDFLKSRKEIDTQKIGLIGHSEGGIIAPMVAAKSKDVAFIVLLAGTGVSGEEILVIQAAAMLKAAGISDELIEKNRVRQKKLFSIIKANPDDSLALAKMKEFMQKSLAEFTDQEKALIGLSEKKLDMQLKPLLSRWFRFFLTYDPKQALRKVTCPVLALNGEKDLQVPPDANLPEIEKALQKAGNTDVTIKKLPGLNHLFQPAQTGLVQEYGKIETTFSPEVLKIIGDWIGKRVGE
- a CDS encoding ABC transporter permease, whose product is MRNFIIRRFLVLIPLYFGITIITFLIIHLAPGKPSDLEAQIKPGMAMARARLEKIYGLDKPLHVQYWLWFKKMIVFDFGNSFKDHQPVLEKIRETLPNTILLNLASLLLIYLIAVPIGILSAVKQYSPFDKISTIFVFIGMAIPSFWLALLLILVFSVKLAWLPISGMHSLYFQFQNLSFWAKTMDIFRHALLPVIVLSLSGLAWLSRYTRSSVLEIIRQDYITTARAKGLSERKVIFKHALRNALLPIVTILGLSLPGLISGSVIVETIFAWPGMGRLAYQAVLARDYPVIMGASVFSVFLLLFGNLVADLLYAVVDPRIKYE
- a CDS encoding T9SS type A sorting domain-containing protein, with the protein product MSIIFCFFVFPAFLFASWGNLRDYETVIIQGNDLSLFLSNPISELFVYSYDETQDQWRQITMQIDERDGSWDYFITPNSTLDGNDEIIFLARDAGDKARDFQWISDENSKLFQRVELTISDPLQPNSQRYVYVYRSQTLQHDPNLPLYLHFIRGNDGYSDSLSASGYYIGHSKYGIIDRWRISPENGGQNIDILDRMKARVKGKVAGISLNKSEQDLKVETYKKKVGPVRMIREIKYKISTFGLKITVGTFRFMYYPFHIVGLGSNKTLTSEYNISLIRQSFDLNLNAIGMIFNNPNNIDVPVDGSPDAVDKTIYPFPETNWYMCSGDPGTFVLISEFTELANASYRLYYRDSSSGGTDDGTSDTGVDNKSYADTGILFTGSKIEGQFSLPFQTYFLPANQTRETGLQIVENYKYPLAIQSLSQTFILPVTATLSIADTSAPLQIPISVPVRISQLDNEEVNRVQMAILFDSLNLHFDSVSVANSLTSSWDSTDANLSGDTIFVRFAGNTPLDFAGGTLFWLNFLPVGAVGSIAVVSIDSAVLNNGYPFVAANNGSVSILPAPELALTLPDTTVVSGTLVSLPITVADLSSLFVRNCHLIVQYSKFALQATSVSLDNTIAQGSDLVTNFSGVRAVIDIASADPLSGSGVLAWLQFNVIGDNGAFSDLIFSEAQFNEGVPVALPGNGRVSIIGPAPMEVTFAIPDTIVSPQISLKMPVIVSDLTPLNVTSFRVNLSFDEAVVDYISLQKVGTITENWDPSVYDLGNSLAIVGGGSPALHGEGVLFYLNFQVVGRNGAQTNIAFDAVQLGGANADIFADNGSVSVQGAIPVELADFSAKILNGNVLVNWVTLSESDNYGFYLQRKDDSQAHWKEISFVPAAGSPTTANQYSYIDKHPPQGVLFYRLKQQDLDGAVQFSEEIKISISAPTTLVLRQNYPNPFNSSTVINFEIPKREGESMSLIVFNTLGQPIRTLVSNASSTPGSHQITWDGKNDSFQPVSSGVYYLRLTVGKTSLYRKLLFLR
- a CDS encoding ABC transporter permease, encoding MNSDEKSSSLLRIFFRQYARNRLAITAAIVLAFLFLAAIVGPLLTRFDPDEIHLDEIYQRPSLGHFFGTDMNGRDVFVRVLYGARISMSVGFISSGLAGIIGVLIGALAGFFGGKIDSLLMRLVDLILSIPSFFLLLMVIAMLEPNIYNVMIVIALTSWPGLARMVRAEVLSVRERDYIQAAIALGIGRWRIIWRHIIPNVMAPVFVAVTLGVASAILIESGLSFLGLGVQPPTPSWGNILAQGRSVMQFAWWMTVFPGLAIFITVLCYNLVGEGLRDALDPRLRR